The following proteins are co-located in the Komagataeibacter sp. FNDCF1 genome:
- a CDS encoding SDR family oxidoreductase, whose product MKQDSILITGASSGIGRGLALSFARPGRTLHLGGRNRDRLHDVARRCIARGADARINVHDVRDRAGMEEWISTAGPLDLVFACAGITASTRGGAEAPHEPDDQIRRMFATNVDGVVNTVLPALHVMLRQPRGADGMRGRICAMASVAGLVSFPGTPSYCASKAEVDRFIVATGGNMARAGIVMSSVTCGFVATPMTTQNDFPMPGLTQTGDAVRAIVKGVARGRRCISFPWWLAAGSRFMDLLPVRVAESYYFRQPAGQAGTMAETGLDDAAARPLPTA is encoded by the coding sequence ATGAAACAGGATTCGATACTCATTACAGGCGCATCGTCCGGTATCGGACGCGGGCTTGCCCTTTCCTTTGCCCGTCCGGGGCGCACACTCCACCTGGGGGGGCGCAACAGGGACAGGCTGCATGACGTGGCGAGGCGGTGCATCGCCCGGGGCGCGGATGCCCGCATCAATGTGCATGACGTGCGCGATCGGGCCGGCATGGAGGAATGGATCTCCACCGCAGGCCCCCTCGACCTTGTCTTTGCCTGTGCGGGCATTACCGCTTCCACCCGTGGCGGGGCGGAGGCCCCTCATGAACCCGATGACCAGATCCGCCGCATGTTTGCAACCAACGTGGATGGCGTGGTGAACACGGTGCTGCCCGCGCTGCATGTCATGCTGCGCCAGCCACGCGGGGCGGACGGGATGCGCGGGCGGATCTGCGCCATGGCGTCGGTGGCGGGGCTGGTCTCGTTTCCCGGCACGCCATCCTATTGCGCGTCCAAGGCGGAGGTGGACCGCTTTATCGTGGCGACGGGGGGCAACATGGCGCGCGCGGGCATTGTCATGTCCAGCGTGACCTGCGGGTTTGTCGCGACCCCCATGACCACGCAGAACGATTTTCCCATGCCCGGCCTGACCCAGACGGGGGATGCGGTGCGGGCCATCGTGAAGGGCGTGGCGCGCGGCAGGCGGTGCATCTCGTTCCCGTGGTGGCTGGCGGCGGGATCGCGCTTCATGGACCTGCTGCCCGTCAGGGTTGCGGAATCCTATTACTTCCGCCAGCCCGCGGGCCAGGCGGGCACCATGGCCGAAACCGGGCTGGACGACGCGGCGGCCCGCCCCCTGCCCACGGCATGA
- a CDS encoding ABC transporter permease, whose amino-acid sequence MNGVLDFVAGLGRALLDIVRMAGRVALFAAVALSHVVRPPFYWRSLWGTLVEIGFFSLPVVALTALFSGGVIALQSYTGFAQYHAQNAIAGIVILAVTRELGPVLAGLMVAGRVGAAMSAEIGTMRVTDQIDALSTLSTNPMKYLVTPRLIAGTLALPFLVVVADVLGVLGGFTVCVMKLDFSPSAYITATLASLKVMDVTVGLVKAAIFGFLIALMGCYHGYNSRGGAEGVGAATTAAVVAASILLLTFDYLLTDVFFSQ is encoded by the coding sequence GTGAACGGCGTTCTTGATTTTGTTGCCGGACTGGGCCGGGCGCTTCTGGATATTGTCCGCATGGCGGGACGGGTGGCGCTTTTCGCCGCTGTCGCCCTGTCGCATGTGGTCCGCCCCCCCTTCTACTGGCGCAGCCTGTGGGGCACGCTGGTGGAGATCGGTTTCTTCTCCCTGCCCGTGGTGGCGTTGACGGCGCTGTTCTCCGGCGGGGTGATCGCGTTGCAGTCCTATACCGGCTTTGCCCAGTACCATGCCCAGAACGCCATTGCCGGGATTGTCATCCTGGCGGTCACGCGCGAACTGGGGCCGGTGCTGGCGGGGCTGATGGTGGCGGGCCGCGTGGGGGCCGCCATGTCGGCCGAGATCGGGACCATGCGGGTGACCGACCAGATCGACGCGCTGAGCACGCTGTCCACCAACCCCATGAAATACCTGGTCACGCCCCGGCTGATCGCGGGCACGCTGGCGCTGCCCTTCCTGGTGGTGGTGGCGGATGTACTGGGTGTGCTGGGCGGGTTTACCGTATGTGTGATGAAGCTGGACTTCTCGCCTTCCGCCTACATTACCGCCACCCTTGCCTCGCTCAAGGTGATGGACGTGACCGTGGGGCTGGTGAAGGCCGCGATCTTCGGGTTCCTGATCGCGCTCATGGGCTGCTACCATGGCTATAACAGCCGGGGCGGGGCCGAAGGCGTGGGGGCGGCCACCACGGCGGCGGTGGTCGCGGCATCCATCCTGCTGCTGACCTTTGATTACCTCCTGACGGACGTGTTCTTTTCCCAATGA
- a CDS encoding multidrug effflux MFS transporter gives MPARSTPAAPMSYWMIALLGLLTAIGPLATDMYLPAFPIMDHDLVGGHAGASQVTLAAWFAGLAVGQFSLGPISDRLGRRVPLLGGLVLFIAGSMGCALADGFTLFCLCRFVAALGGAACAVVPRAIVRDVATGAQGARIMSQLMLVFGVMPILAPSLGSLVLSVGHWRWIFWIAVSYGGLGLVAVLATLPDTMPPDRRIAFSVAGMIARYGGLVREPVFMSSALVNSFSSFVMFAYITSAPMVFEHLLHFTPGQFGAFFGLNAGVFIASAQLNGWLVHRVDLSRLVDGGVVCALFAAVTCLGLSLAGVAGAGHPLLVCALVMCITGCLGFIGPNATVMAFTHHGHQAGSASALMGTIQFSLAAASGFILGHVTFHSPAPLAMVITMGVLCMAGCNLWRHACDRRAAHGPVS, from the coding sequence ATGCCTGCCCGCAGCACGCCCGCCGCCCCCATGTCGTACTGGATGATTGCCCTGCTGGGGCTGCTTACGGCGATTGGTCCCCTGGCCACGGATATGTACCTTCCCGCCTTTCCCATCATGGATCACGATCTGGTGGGCGGGCATGCGGGGGCCAGCCAGGTCACGCTGGCGGCATGGTTCGCGGGGCTGGCGGTGGGTCAGTTCAGCCTCGGCCCCATTTCCGACCGGCTGGGGCGCAGGGTTCCGCTGCTGGGCGGCCTGGTCCTGTTCATTGCCGGGTCCATGGGCTGCGCGCTGGCGGACGGGTTCACCCTGTTCTGCCTGTGCCGCTTCGTGGCCGCCCTTGGCGGGGCGGCGTGCGCGGTCGTGCCGCGCGCCATCGTGCGTGACGTGGCGACCGGCGCGCAGGGTGCGCGCATCATGTCGCAGCTCATGCTGGTCTTTGGCGTCATGCCCATCCTGGCGCCGTCGCTGGGCAGCCTGGTGCTGTCGGTCGGGCACTGGCGGTGGATTTTCTGGATTGCGGTCAGCTACGGCGGGCTGGGACTGGTGGCGGTGCTGGCCACCCTGCCTGACACCATGCCGCCGGACCGGCGCATTGCCTTCTCGGTCGCGGGCATGATCGCGCGCTATGGCGGTCTGGTGCGTGAGCCGGTGTTCATGTCCAGCGCGCTGGTCAACAGCTTCTCCTCCTTCGTCATGTTTGCCTACATCACTTCCGCCCCCATGGTGTTCGAACACCTGCTGCATTTCACACCGGGGCAGTTCGGGGCCTTCTTCGGCCTCAATGCCGGGGTGTTCATCGCCTCGGCACAGCTTAACGGGTGGCTGGTCCACCGGGTCGACCTTTCCCGTCTGGTGGATGGCGGGGTGGTGTGCGCCCTGTTTGCGGCGGTAACGTGCCTGGGGCTGTCGCTTGCCGGGGTGGCGGGGGCGGGGCATCCGCTGCTGGTCTGCGCGCTGGTCATGTGCATTACCGGGTGCCTCGGGTTCATCGGGCCGAATGCCACGGTCATGGCCTTTACCCATCATGGCCACCAGGCGGGCAGTGCCTCGGCGCTCATGGGCACGATCCAGTTTTCGCTTGCCGCCGCCAGCGGCTTCATCCTTGGCCATGTGACCTTTCACAGCCCGGCGCCGCTGGCCATGGTGATCACGATGGGCGTGCTGTGCATGGCGGGATGCAACCTGTGGCGCCATGCCTGTGACCGCCGCGCGGCCCACGGGCCCGTATCGTGA
- the gmk gene encoding guanylate kinase yields MSQTSTPPRTPPAPSVRRRGVCLVISAPSGAGKSTIANALRASEPQLLHSVSVTTRQPRPGESDGIHYHFRSMEEFERMARAGEMLEWATVFGRGYGTPRAPVEQALAEGRDMVFDIDWQGHRQIRAALPDDVISLFVLPPSIEELERRLTGRASDEADEIARRMQAARDEISHWNEFDHVIINSDLDMAIAEARSVLVAARLERHRQVGLAALVAGFGV; encoded by the coding sequence ATGAGCCAGACATCCACCCCCCCACGAACCCCGCCTGCCCCGTCGGTCCGGCGCAGGGGGGTCTGCCTGGTTATTTCAGCCCCGTCCGGCGCGGGCAAGTCCACCATCGCCAATGCGCTGCGGGCGTCCGAGCCCCAGCTTCTGCATTCCGTATCGGTCACCACCCGCCAGCCCCGCCCCGGGGAGAGTGATGGCATCCATTACCATTTCCGCAGCATGGAAGAATTCGAGCGCATGGCCCGGGCGGGCGAGATGCTGGAATGGGCCACCGTGTTCGGCCGCGGTTACGGCACGCCGCGCGCGCCGGTGGAGCAGGCGCTGGCGGAAGGGCGCGACATGGTGTTTGACATCGACTGGCAGGGGCACCGCCAGATCCGCGCGGCCCTGCCTGATGACGTGATCAGCCTGTTCGTGCTGCCGCCCTCCATCGAGGAACTCGAACGCCGCCTGACCGGCCGTGCCTCGGACGAGGCCGACGAGATCGCGCGCCGCATGCAGGCCGCGCGCGACGAGATCTCGCACTGGAACGAATTCGATCATGTCATCATCAATTCCGACCTGGACATGGCCATTGCGGAGGCCCGTTCCGTGCTGGTCGCAGCCCGGCTCGAACGCCACAGGCAGGTCGGGCTTGCGGCGCTGGTCGCGGGTTTCGGGGTCTGA